The sequence below is a genomic window from Humulus lupulus chromosome 3, drHumLupu1.1, whole genome shotgun sequence.
ttaattactgaaatgagatctctatcatttaacaccttgaaccaaactaaaaggaaaccatcgtttcacttcttcattagaagctatagatgttcatatctatgattaacactcccactcaatcatactaccaagttcccaagatgtaagtatgggctagtccgcagggtaagctggtaacgaacaagtcaaagaactcaaataatacaatcagttagaatactaaccactcagaattgagattgaattgacctatggtcaactatatgatatgactagaatagataataacagtatgtttacttatcttatcaactgtcaatatcggttcagtccaatgtaacaaatacatccgatcttatctactttgctaatgttctggaaagaacataacactgtaatgtgtaagtagatcatatcgtagattggcaagtcaatgtaaatcctgtgcactgactaatcttaggactaacttattttaaacatataatcatatttatattccactgtgattacgtcactataaataagattagatatatgctcgggattcaatagaagtttatattatttaaataatcatgaaaataaaacatgtgagcaaagtgattggccaagtcaaaaaatgatttctattcttttattgataataaaatgatattacaaagaatttgggttttaattagggcataaaaccccaacatgcatatctagtcatattatgatataactcacataatcacctaatgatacacataaatatcacataattatataactccaagatttgccatcctagcccctaatcaaggccctaagcctgattaggaaatttgggttgttacagcgGGGCACTCTTATCATATTCATGGAGGTGTCCCAACTTGAGAAGATTctcaatctcgtccttgagctgGCGATACTCGTTAGTGTGAtgccctatgtcgttgtggaaaTGAAAAAATTTGTCAAGGTCCCTCCTATCCCTGTCTCTTCAGATGGGTTGCGGCTTCCTTTAGTGTACATGTTGTGTCGTGGCCACGAAGATGTTTTCTCGAAAGTCCACAAAATCAGTATATTCAAAGTACTACGAGACATACTTCTCACCTGATGTGGCTCCCTTTTCGGACTGTACAATCATGTTTCTCTTAGGTTTGCACCCTTTGCCTTTTCCTCCGTGCCTCGTGCCACTGAGAGCTCGAATGGATTCAGCCAGCTAGGATGGGGCGacaactccagcactgaatgcaggctAAAAAGCATTGTATCCAGTGGGCGATACCCCAAACCCATTCGGAGACACACCAAATCCTGGAACCGTCATGGTGCTATAGCCGGAAGGGGCGGCGCCTTGCCTGGGTTGTGCTCCCAATGACCCCTGTGGAAAGGGAGCATAGGGGGAGTATTGGATTCTTGATGCCGAAGGTCCAGGAGCTTGTCCTGAGGCAGGAAAAAGGGCGAACACCCCGAACGCCCCGATCTGGACGTCCTCCCATCTAATGTATTCTTGAGCTCGACGAATAAAGTCGTCGAGACGTCGGCATCCCCTTTGTTGGAGGTCATCCCAGAGTGGGGATCCTGCGCGGATGCCAGCCATCAGCGCCATCAACTGTTGGCCATCATTGACCTTATTGGTTCTCACTGCTTTTTCTTTGAAACATTTAATGTAGGCCTTGAGGGTTTCAAATGGCCCTTGCTTGATATTGGCCaaggcgttgacctcaaagctcaccttctGAACTCCTATGAATTGTCTCCGGAAGGCGGATGATAATTGTTACCACGTCTGAATGGACCTAGGTGAGAGTTTCTTAAACCATTCATCTGCTGGTTCCGTCAGGGTGAGGGGGAATACATGGCATTTTGCGTTGTCGGAGACGCGATGCACCGACATTATCCTGTTAAATTTGGACAGATGTTCTGTGGGATCCCAACCACCATCATAAGCCGGTATGTTTGGCATCTTGAATCCCGAAGGTAGTGGGGCCTCGACGAGATGCGGAGCACATGGCTCCACCTCCTCCTCTTTTGAGTCAGACTCATGGCCTTGCCGCCTAGCCATCCAAAGAATTATCCGCTTTAGACTTTCTAACTCAGCTCGGAGCGGGTCGCGTTCCCTATTCATGTTCTGCGTCGGGCGATCCCGTCTTCGAGCATTGAGATCGTTTTGGAGGTCTGGCGGGCCTCTACCAACAGATTTACGTACTCTAGCCTATTACACCTCCGAGTATTGAGGTTGTCTCGGAGGTCGACTTGTCGTCAAAACGTATCGTTATCTTCTGGGTGGGCCACCTTTGTTTCTCCATCGGACTCGTTTTTGTTTACCGAAACGCTGATACCCCGTTTCTAATTCTGTGGGGCATTCCTCAGGCGATGGTTTCTGTGGGGCTGGTTAGGTTCTGAAGGGATACCTGCTCCAGGCCTTGCGCAGTCCGTATGAGCCTGCCAGGGTGGAGGGCCCCGCGCTCCACGAGCACTATCTTCCTGGCAGTGTCCTCGGGCCCTTGTCCCATTGCCCTTATCAGCATTCTGCGGCGCAGGGTGGCCCTCAAAATCTTTATGGGCCTTTTTATGCTTCCAGCCGGGACCATCATTGGCCTTCCCTTTACCATGGTCTTGTGGTGGCGCTGAGGCTCCAAATCCCGCTGGGTTCCCCATGGGTACCCCAACTAGCGGATCCTGCGCCTCCGCAGCCAAGTGTTTGGGTGGCGCCTCTACTGTGTTGACAGGCGGCACTCCAACCGAGTGCACTGGTGGTACACCTATTGGGTGCTCCGCTGGTGCATTGCCGTGGGGGTCCACTCATAACCCTTGGGCTGCAAAAGTGGCCTTCATGTCAAGCACTATCTCCTGAAGAGCAATGATGTTACCCTCTTGAGTGTCAAGCTTTTGCTACTGGTTAGCCACTTGCTCGCGAAGCACCACCACTTCTGGCGTCTCTTTTGCTTCCATGGGCTGGTGATATTCATCCTCATCATACCCCTGGTCGACGTCATTATCCTCGTCGTCGAACTCAGCATATTCATCGTAGTCATCTGCCATCTCAGGCACGTCCTGAGGTGGTGGTCTACTAGGCTCTCCCCCTTCAACTTCGGCGGTAGGGGGAACTTCATCTGTGACATTTCTTCGCGTAGTCATCATGATTGTGGGTGTTTCAAAttctttcttcaagctctcaatgaaagcaccaaaaggtTGACtacctttttttttccttcaacgTATATAAAAGAGGTTAAAGAAATAGCTATATGAAcacagatttttacgtggttcaagttataaaagaaccctagtccatgagtctttttTATAAGGGAGATGGTTAGCCTGTAGTTGCAAGCTTTTACAGTATATTCTCAGGAGATTGCTCTGAGTCTTAGTATTTCTTAATCAAAATCCAATCCCTTACAATGAGACTTCCAACTCTATTTATAGTGGCAGGTGTCATTAATGCTAATCATACACAACTAATGCATATTCCTCCCATAATTAAgggattaatacacttcaatATATTGGGCTGCAATGAACAGAGGCTTTGGCCCAATGCGGGACTTGCGGGGCCCACGGTAGAAAGGTAACCATTTTACGGGGAACATACCTCTGGAATTGTCAGGGCATGTTGCACACATTTTCGTGTCAAGCGGCATAGTGGGCATGCGAATTGTCGAGTCATACCTGGGCAACCCTATTGACGGATCGCCCACAAAAGTGGTCAAACAATCTTCTGACTTTGAAAACCCGCTCCTACTGACATGTCACTCATTGTCCTAGGTCCAAGAACTAAGACCCGGACCTGGGAGGCGATCAAGAGACGAGAACCCTCGCCTTTAACTATCCGATCTAGAGAACTTCCATCTCCGAGCCCGAGCATCGGGGGGATAACTCACCAAAGCACCTATGGTCCTCTTCAAGGATAAGGCCTCATCTAGGAGGACCCTTGTTCTGACTACAAGCCTCGGgcagtgttaggagtgtgtcctaaaagcatgtaaagacatttgttttttctgtgaataaataaatacaatggtttattattattgtcatatttagattgttaaattattgtttgaataattttgtaaatatcagaaaaattccatattcattattgaggatgtgatcttgtattagtacaagagaattaagatcacatgaatgaataaaaaatggtcaacaacgacaaattaaagttatggaattctttaattggagttgtaagtacggtttactgagtatcataatgatacaaataatctagattcggattattgatgtggtaagacatctcggtaaaggtgctttatataatatgattatatatgacatggatcgatgtgaattaaagtctttatccaaaaaccatttaacaataaagacttgtaattcatatcataactgatgatcatttatagatcaacctaaatcctgagtgttcatgaacttttattcatgtttattaaatcttttgattcactcgttaaggtctcttcaaagaatgaggctaatgacttttgttttggagatttaatatcatggatggctgggaacatgtatcaacaacacggaatctaatctttcctaacggatcgtatattagttcccttaagggttaattctggaactgaatgattttgagctcaaatctataattagattatagattaattattcactagtgaattaatggaacttaaggaataagaaataaattagaaaggttaaatggtaattctcccattctaatttatgaactaattaattagagggttgaactattgtaagatggttatatcaatggacgacttaagaaaaagatttttgtaaaagtatatctataacataaagagtgcaattctgaatttatagtggagtagtatcagaattaataaattaactattataattaaagagtttaattatttagtttcaatttattggagcttaatgttataggtccatagtccccaaaatggctcaaacaatcactgtcaaaggcaaatacaaaaatgggcaaaaaggacttatgtgataagtaaaatatttttctatgtatcaaacacaattattgtttaattatgtgtaattaattaattaagaattaattaattatttgatttaacaaaaatataattaattttgaattaatttatttttgggatttttggtatttaaataataataaaaattgggaaaaatcacatgcatgcatatgcatgtggtacacgtgtggcacagtgcacatgcactgtgctacatgcataagagatagacttgatctcttgattccacaattttagttatttaaatattaaataaataatgagatattttgatttgatttaaatattattatttaaacaaaaatctgataactgatcagttattttgaatttgtttaaaataacaaatattttaatatatttgatattattaaatattggatatcagttttcatagAACGTAAgtttttagggatagaaaaatatctaggattctctcagagaaaaagatcagtgacaaaacaaagggcattgttcttcacaaaacctaggtccaaactttatcagatctcatgtgttgagaatatctgataaatagttattgcctattatttgtatagcgagcccacactggttctttgggtgactgagaacattttggaagatcttggtgtgagatctcaaggattcagccatacgaaaagatagcagcaaggaaggacctgaggtaatgtttctattcttgtccttgattcaatatatatatgagtgtgaagaagtagatctagaaatcttatgggattaatctgacaatttgattgttgttccgctgcgcataatctctgatttgatcaataaaaaccaacaggcaGTAACATGCCCTGAGGATGTCTACGAACATCCTATCCAGGCACTAGGGGTTGCCACGTGTCAGcgatgaaaaatatggacaacaatttttatttatttcaaaattatttaaatttgagatATGACATTTGAATCTTGTATTTGGGTATAAATTTTAGATTGTTTAATTTGAAGACACAAATCTAGGTGGGTGTTTGTGTTTGTTGTGTGATTGATAGATACCATGAGCAGATGACCACAAATTTAAGTGGTATTTGTGTTTGTTGTGTGAATGTTTTGTATTTACGAGCTTttattttggttttgattttggtttgtgttttgagattttgggtataaatgtgatagatTGATGAACACAAATCCGGGTTTTTATATCTGAAAGATGAACACAAATCAAGAACACTCATGCAATTGATGAACACACATCTGAGTTTTAATTTCaatattaaaatttaagttggttattaagtttttaattagATTATTTCATGTAAACTTTTAATTAGATtatttttaaagtaaaaaataaatcagagtttttaattgaatttaattttagttagtctataattattttttaataattgaaatgaatttttaatatattttaagaattttcaattatttttatttaatttttatatttttaattgatttttggaaatgaaaaaaataaaattgagaaATTGACACGTATGCAACAACCTGACAATTAATTGCCAAGTACTTATTGTTGTCAAGAAAGTGTGACGGAATGTATTTATGCCGTAAAAAAAAGTAATATGTATTAAATTGCTAATTTTGAAAAACTTGTGTATTTTCGCTGCCAATTActttagaataaaataataataatctcttttcttaatgaaatttagtaaaaaaaaaaagaaaacaaatcttTAGGATTAAGGTTTGTTAATTTGATCTGAGATGTGAAATATTAACCATGCTCCAAGTCTACTCCAAAGTCTACACATAGCTAACaatattttaatgtaaaaatactATATTAATGATAATCACCTGGTTGTGGACCCAGACAAATGACTAGTTAATTCTATTAAAATAGCTAAAATCTGAAGATATTTAATAGTGTATATCTAATGAAAATTTGACCACTTGCAACTATTTTCTTCTAACTCCAATTAAAACAAGTCAAACTATGTTACCAGAATGACACGCAAGTTCTTTCCATTACATTTCTTGCCTTCTTTATTATTAGCATTTTATGTCCTTTTACTAGATTTCTTTTTTGGGTACTAGGTAGCCAAAGTCATACATTCAATTGACTTTGACTATCCATAAAACTGTATGCAATGTCTAAAGGAAGAAGATAAAAGAGAAGTACAGTGAAAGAGAGAAATGAACTCccatattcataaaaaaaataatcaaagttTGATGGGCAATAGAATCAAAGTATATGTATAACACTCAGAACAACTTgtcataaaaaaataaactaaggGAATCCAAATCCATTGTCCACCAACAACCGAGTCCTAAAAAAACAAATACAGACTCCTTGATTACACAagggaaaaggataaaaattcCAATTTTACATAGTTTCAAAGTATGTAATAATAGATTTAACACTAGAGTTCCCCCAGCGCCAGTACTCAATAATTCTGGCTCGAATTCCGAAAGCAAAATGAAGAAAACAAAAAGGGTGAGACAAAATATTATTCCGTTTAGGTTTGTCAAAGTGAAGATAAACTCAATGGAGCCGGACAGATCCCTTCACCATCTCTCCCTCGATCTTGACCTATCAAAGTAGAAGTTAAGACTTTCAGAAACAAATTTCTCATCTTCAAAACACCAAAATTCATATGCTAAAAACTGTAAAAATAAGAGAACACAAGAAAGATTTCGATAGAAGCTCACCTGTCCAAGTCTCTGCTACCCAGAAATCCTCTTTCCCTGCCACCTTGAAATGCTCTTCTATCCTCCGAGGGCCTTGTCCATATATCTCCTGTGCCACGTGATTGAGGCCTTTCCGAGAACTCCACGCTTCTAGACTCTTCAAATGACCCAGATTGAGAAGGTGGTCTCTCAAGATAACCACCACCCCTGCCTGCTCCAGACCCAGGCCCTTCAGCAGCTTTCTGCCCAAAGCGGACTTTGTCATTCAAATCACGAATCAGGTTTTCTAGTTCCCTCTCTTTCTGAAGTATTGTATCCTGTAAACTAGGCAGCTCCTTAGCAGCAGACTCTTCTTCGGATTCCCTGGTTAAAGGAGATTCTTTTTCCAGCCCCTTAAGATTTTCTATTTCTTCCTTCAACAATCTTTCCTCCTCTGTCTCAGGCCTGCATAATTTCTGCCTTAAGAGATCAACAAGACAAAGAAATGTCGTATCCACAAGAAATAATCCACATGCACAACAATGTTTAAAAAAGCGGTTTTGAGGCACGCCTTGAAACGGAAAAAAAACACACCAAGGCGTGTGCCTTGATTAGCAGAGGTGAGGCATACGCCTCACTGTAGTGAGGCGCTGAGTTGAGATGGGTGAGGTGGAAATTGACAGAGGCATACACCTCAGGGGTGTAATTCGTAATAGGTTTTTTTACGCCCAAAAAGGCCCAAAACAAAAAACTGGTCTAAATAAGCCCAAAAAAAAAACTGATCAAAACTTATCTTAAATTGGTCCAAACCCAATAAAACTTATATTTAAATAAGCCCaataaaacttaaaacaaataaaattagaAATCCTATCAGCTCACTCACTCAGCCTCTCCTATCTTTTCTATCGATCTTCTCCTCTCCTCTCCCTCTCGTTCATCTCCTCTGCCCAGAAACCTGTCTGAAGCTGCTGAAGATAAACCCTATAAGATATTTATGTTCTTATCATGCATTTTATGGTATGTTTGAGTTTTATGACATTTCTTATTCTATGTTTGAGTTTTGTAAGACACATTGATCTTACTTAATATCTTTAGgagttataaaaatatatgtttaattaaaCATTTGAGGCGTACGCCTCAATGCGCCTTGAGGCGTACGCCTCGCCTGACAAAAACAAAACGCGCGCTATTTTAAACATTGACGCACAGGTACACATGCATAATATCCTCCTTAAGATACCAAAAAGACATAAATGCAGTATCcacaacaaatattcaaatatctaCACAACTCAAAAGTAAGGACGCATATTTTTCTCCATTTAGAGACCAATAGACAAGATATAGAGCCAAAAGAAATACATCCACAAGTCACAGGTAAACATGAAAGAGCTAGAAAATATCTTGCTGATCTCCTGATTGCATGTTAGCCAATTATTTAAAAGGCAAGGGTTCCTAAGCAAAGATTGTCACGGTGGAAACTTTCTTGGTTTAGTCACACTAAAGTTTATAAAAGGAAATCAGTACAAGTTTATAAAGCCTCCATGAACCAAACTGACTTTTAGCATGGCAGGCAGTCAAACAAATACATAATGAGATATCGAGAAAATGAAATGAATAAAGAGAAATAAGCTAGTAAAACTATGCTTTTAATACTAATATTTCATATTAATAATGCTAATCAAGTTGATTGTGGCGCTAGTGATTACCCTAGCTTACTTACATCGAGAACCTGTAAGACTCAATAGAGTCTAACTAAAATAGTCTAATATTCCCAGGACAGGAAAATGCTATGTAATGTACCAACAACAGGGAAGGAGGGGATTAACCTAAATCTCACGTGCTCAAGCCCTACTGAATAATAAAAGCAGAGAACCTTGCTTCAAACAAGAATGTAACCATTAAATTACTATCTTCAAGTAAGGTTCTTTAACACTTGTCAGCTAACAACACTTCTTCCACAAATAGAACGATTTCAAGGCATAATAATAGGCTAGAGTTGGTAACATCATCAAAAAGTTATGTTTCAGAAACAATATAAATTCTCAGAGTAAACATGCCAATTTTCAGTTGATCAACAAATAACACGTTAGACTTAAAACGTAGTTGAAGTAATAATATTAAAAGCCTGATAAATTCCCATGTCTAAACCACACATTACAAAGTGCAGCTTCAAAAATGGAAAAGAACACATACAAGCCACTCAACATCAATGATTGGTAAATTTGTTAAAAAATGAAGGCAGATGGGCATATATATTTTAAGCATGCATGCATGCATTTGCAAATTGTCTAAAGCTCAAAAGAGACCAACTTTCGTAATAAAACCAATGGCATTTTATGAAACAAAAAGAGAAACAATGCATACGGACCTGTCAACGCCTCGGTGTTCCAATTCAAGATCAATCTTTCGCCAATCCTTACCTCGCTCCTCCAGCAAAACCTCCCTAGGCTTGGCGTCTCCAAAAGGATTCACCTTCGGCCTTGGCTTCACCACATTTTCAATTCCCTGCAAACCAGGATTCTCGGACCTGCTGGATTGCGCACTAGAAGGCCTGCTAGAATGGGCACTCGTCGGCCTACTTGTTTTCTTAGCCTCAATCTCAGAGTCCAGCTTCTTCCAATCCAAACCCTTCTCGGCCAAAATCTCCTCCCTTGGTCTTGCCGCCCCAAATGGATTTGGCTTATTCGTCTTAACCACCGGTGGCGGTTCATTCAAGCCAATATCGGCCCTGGGTGGATCCAAAACCAATCTGGTTCGCTCCCTGTCACCGCTGCTATCACGAAACCCACCACCCCTATTCCAACGATCGGGCTCCGAGTCACGGAACCCTCCTCCAGAACCGAATGTGGAAGATCTTACAGGAAGAGCTTTTTTCCCAAACGTCCAATTGTCAGCCTCGTCAGCCCTAGACGCACCTCCTCCTAAACCACCACCacccccaccaccaccactaccgaGAGACCCATACCGATTTTGTCGACCCGAATCAAACGACGGTAGCGATTTCTTCTCAGTTTTCCAATTATCAACCTCGTCAGCCCTCGAAGGTTGATCCAAT
It includes:
- the LOC133822204 gene encoding eukaryotic translation initiation factor 4B2 — its product is MSKPWGGGIGAWAAEAEREEAEEREAKAAAAANPSPSFPSLKEAVAVNSKTAKKKKMSLNEFMTGSGAGAGDAGLTHDEKLRLPTGPKERSAEEMQYGRGFSSYGRSGSMQGGRGRDREDGDGSWGGGGRRSYGGFDEERRGPPSRVSELDQPSRADEVDNWKTEKKSLPSFDSGRQNRYGSLGSGGGGGGGGLGGGASRADEADNWTFGKKALPVRSSTFGSGGGFRDSEPDRWNRGGGFRDSSGDRERTRLVLDPPRADIGLNEPPPVVKTNKPNPFGAARPREEILAEKGLDWKKLDSEIEAKKTSRPTSAHSSRPSSAQSSRSENPGLQGIENVVKPRPKVNPFGDAKPREVLLEERGKDWRKIDLELEHRGVDRPETEEERLLKEEIENLKGLEKESPLTRESEEESAAKELPSLQDTILQKERELENLIRDLNDKVRFGQKAAEGPGSGAGRGGGYLERPPSQSGSFEESRSVEFSERPQSRGTGDIWTRPSEDRRAFQGGRERGFLGSRDLDRSRSRERW